A stretch of Candidatus Thermoplasmatota archaeon DNA encodes these proteins:
- a CDS encoding ABC transporter ATP-binding protein, with protein MHVLVARDLAKTYGRGAAAVRALAGVTLELLPGEVVAVRGRSGSGKTTLLNLVSGLDAPDEGTVHVLGHDLARLSTAERLALRAREVGFVFQDPALVPELTLLENAALAARIRGFAPAAAREQARAALTAVGLRALADRFPAEVSGGEAQRASVARALSKEPRLLLADEPTASLDHESAALVADAIARFVREGERAAVVVTHDDVMASRATRSLRLRDGALAPQELPA; from the coding sequence ATGCACGTGCTCGTCGCGCGCGACCTCGCCAAGACCTACGGCCGGGGCGCGGCGGCCGTCCGGGCGCTTGCGGGCGTCACGCTCGAACTCTTGCCCGGCGAAGTGGTGGCCGTGCGCGGCCGCTCGGGCTCCGGCAAGACGACGCTTCTCAACCTCGTGAGCGGGCTTGACGCTCCCGACGAGGGAACCGTCCACGTCCTGGGCCACGACCTCGCGCGGCTGTCCACGGCCGAGCGCCTGGCGCTTCGCGCGCGCGAGGTGGGCTTCGTCTTCCAGGACCCGGCGCTCGTTCCCGAGCTCACGCTTCTCGAGAACGCGGCGCTGGCCGCTCGCATCCGCGGGTTTGCCCCCGCGGCTGCCAGGGAGCAGGCGCGCGCCGCGCTCACCGCGGTGGGCCTGCGCGCGCTTGCCGACCGCTTCCCGGCGGAGGTCTCCGGGGGCGAGGCGCAGCGCGCAAGCGTGGCGCGGGCGCTCTCCAAGGAGCCGCGCCTGCTGCTGGCCGACGAGCCCACCGCAAGCCTGGACCACGAGAGCGCCGCCCTTGTGGCAGACGCCATCGCGCGCTTCGTGCGCGAGGGCGAGCGCGCCGCGGTCGTCGTGACGCACGACGACGTGATGGCCTCGCGCGCCACGCGCTCGCTGCGGCTGCGCGACGGCGCGCTCGCGCCGCAGGAGCTGCCGGCGTGA
- a CDS encoding Mrp/NBP35 family ATP-binding protein, with the protein MATPPPPAGPRSGALPQANPEAQQRARAFLARVQMMERIKNNLDRIDRKIVVMSGKGGVGKTTVCVNLAATFARAGKRVGVLDADLTNPNVPKMLGVEGARVASDGERLVPVAAHGMKVVSTGFLAQDPNKPIIWRGPIKIGVLQQFLGDVAWGDLDFLFFDLPPGTSDEPLSIAQEIPQADGAVVVTTPQEVSVLDIVKSIGFAKALNLRVLGIVENMSGFVCPHCQQETPVFAKGGGERAARETGVPFLGSIPLHPPIARHGDEGVPFVLGDEDSAAAKAFQQVVAELEKRLPAR; encoded by the coding sequence ATGGCCACGCCCCCGCCCCCCGCCGGCCCGCGTTCCGGCGCCCTTCCGCAGGCCAACCCGGAAGCGCAGCAGCGGGCGCGAGCGTTCCTGGCGCGCGTCCAGATGATGGAGCGCATCAAGAACAACCTCGACCGCATCGACCGCAAGATCGTCGTCATGAGCGGCAAGGGCGGCGTCGGCAAGACGACCGTCTGCGTGAACCTCGCCGCGACCTTCGCGCGCGCGGGCAAGCGCGTGGGCGTGCTCGACGCCGACCTCACGAACCCGAACGTCCCGAAGATGCTCGGCGTCGAGGGCGCGCGGGTTGCAAGCGACGGCGAGCGCCTCGTTCCCGTCGCCGCCCACGGCATGAAGGTCGTCTCCACGGGCTTCCTCGCGCAGGACCCCAACAAGCCCATCATCTGGCGCGGCCCCATCAAGATCGGCGTGCTGCAGCAGTTCCTCGGCGACGTCGCGTGGGGCGACCTCGACTTCCTCTTCTTCGACCTTCCGCCCGGCACAAGCGACGAGCCCCTCTCCATCGCGCAGGAGATCCCGCAGGCGGACGGCGCCGTCGTCGTGACGACGCCGCAGGAGGTCTCCGTGCTCGACATCGTGAAGTCCATCGGCTTTGCAAAGGCGCTCAACCTGCGCGTGCTTGGCATCGTCGAGAACATGTCCGGCTTCGTGTGCCCGCACTGCCAACAGGAGACGCCCGTGTTTGCAAAGGGCGGCGGCGAGCGCGCGGCCCGCGAGACGGGCGTCCCCTTCCTCGGCTCGATCCCGCTGCACCCGCCCATCGCGCGGCACGGCGACGAGGGCGTGCCCTTCGTGCTCGGCGACGAGGACAGCGCCGCGGCAAAGGCCTTCCAGCAGGTCGTCGCCGAGCTCGAGAAGCGCCTGCCGGCGCGCTGA
- a CDS encoding universal stress protein has product MKPPDDAAPRRRILLVVHDSPEGADAAAIAGHLARLLSASVTMLSLTHSFDRRIRAYQRADEAMGEVPARERLSAVGLIEWELPRIANAGKYDLVVLARLGGLDALTGRLLVPLTVRHIHTNVLLVRGKRRTIQNVLACTAGSGASDPVDAAIDLAQRGGARLHVLHVLSHMPLESEGPLEIGQLLELEHPAAQALANAERALRARGVQGGVRTRVGLVVEEIVQEVHDGGYDLVVVGSHESTRGGRLTLDVADYVIGHVPSSVLVVRAWAP; this is encoded by the coding sequence GTGAAGCCCCCCGACGACGCTGCGCCCCGCCGGCGCATCCTGCTTGTCGTCCACGACAGCCCCGAGGGCGCCGACGCGGCCGCCATCGCAGGGCACCTGGCGCGCCTGCTGTCGGCCTCCGTGACGATGCTCTCGCTCACGCACTCGTTCGACCGGCGGATCCGCGCGTACCAGCGCGCCGACGAGGCCATGGGAGAGGTTCCCGCCCGCGAGCGCCTCTCGGCCGTGGGGCTCATCGAGTGGGAGCTTCCCCGCATCGCAAACGCGGGCAAGTACGACCTCGTGGTGCTCGCGCGCCTGGGAGGGCTCGACGCGCTCACGGGGCGCCTGCTCGTGCCGCTTACGGTGCGGCACATCCACACGAACGTCCTTCTCGTGCGCGGCAAGCGGCGGACGATCCAGAACGTGCTCGCCTGCACGGCCGGCTCGGGCGCAAGCGACCCCGTCGATGCGGCGATCGACCTTGCGCAACGCGGCGGGGCGCGGCTCCACGTCCTCCACGTCCTCTCGCACATGCCGCTTGAGTCGGAGGGCCCGCTTGAGATCGGGCAGCTCCTGGAGCTCGAGCATCCGGCGGCGCAGGCGCTCGCGAACGCCGAGCGGGCCTTGCGCGCGCGGGGCGTCCAGGGCGGCGTTCGCACGAGGGTCGGGCTTGTCGTCGAGGAGATCGTGCAGGAGGTGCACGATGGAGGGTACGACCTCGTCGTCGTGGGCTCGCACGAGAGCACGCGCGGAGGAAGGCTCACGCTCGACGTCGCCGACTACGTCATCGGGCACGTTCCTTCGAGCGTGCTCGTCGTGCGGGCGTGGGCGCCTTAG